A genomic region of Raphanus sativus cultivar WK10039 chromosome 6, ASM80110v3, whole genome shotgun sequence contains the following coding sequences:
- the LOC108810242 gene encoding uncharacterized protein LOC108810242, with translation MKKEGCQHGFVRTGMIHPPGFSPRSSNQFVNRLDSPPASGKFTKVPSKPTNHSKFTGKYERSKYSNCHVLPAMKSAGTSKGRQKLKSTDWWVDDKLERLTGSDASSARDILDTLCGEDYGGHVYDDNDDC, from the coding sequence ATGAAGAAGGAAGGTTGTCAACACGGCTTCGTTCGAACAGGGATGATTCATCCGCCAGGATTTAGTCCAAGATCCTCCAACCAATTCGTGAACCGGCTTGATTCGCCACCGGCTTCGGGAAAATTTACCAAAGTGCCATCAAAACCTACCAACCATTCTAAATTTACAGGAAAATATGAGCGTTCTAAGTATAGTAACTGCCATGTGTTGCCGGCTATGAAGTCTGCGGGCACATCAAAGGGTCGTCAAAAGTTAAAATCGACAGATTGGTGGGTTGATGATAAGCTAGAACGGCTCACCGGGTCGGATGCGTCCTCTGCTAGAGATATCTTGGATACATTATGTGGTGAAGACTATGGTGGTCATGTTTATGATGATAACGATGATTGTTAA